The Passer domesticus isolate bPasDom1 unplaced genomic scaffold, bPasDom1.hap1 HAP1_SCAFFOLD_277, whole genome shotgun sequence genome segment cgattttttggtgattttttagcgattttttggtgatttttgagcgattttttggtgatttttagcgatttttttgtgatttttagcGATTTTTTTAAGcgattttttggtgatttttagcgatttttgtgatttttagcgatttttggtgatttttttagcgattttttggtgatttttagcgatttttggtgatttttttgcgattttttttgtgatttttttagcgattttttgtgatttttgggggatttttgggtgatttttacTGGGTTTTTAGTGGTGTTTTAGGgatttttaaagggatttttagggatttttaagaggttggtttggtggggtttggtggggttttagtggttttttagcattttttggtgattttggggtgattttacTGGGtttttagtggtgttttaaggatttttaaaaagggatttTTCGTGATTTTTTAGCGGATTTTTGGTGGGATATGGAGGAGTTTCAGCGGGTTTTTAgcatttttagtgatttttttaagcgatttttttgtgatttttggtgatttttggggtgatttttacTGGGTTTTTAGTGGTGTTTTAGGgatttttaaagggatttttagggatttttaaGAGCTTTGTTGGTGGGGGTTTTAGcgattttttgttatttttaggagatttttactgtttcggggttttttttggtggtgctTTAGggatttttaaagttattttcaGTGATTTGTTAAGTggggttttggtggggttttaggtgattttaggctgctttagggatttttttaaagggattttttatGATTTTAGTGGGGGTTTTGCTGGGGTTTAGGTGTTTTTTTTAAGCggtttttcagttatttttaggTGATTTTACTGATTTCTTTAGTGGTgttttaagggttttttaaaagtgattttaCTGGGtttttggtgaattttttaGTGGTTATTTGgttatttttagatttttacCGGTTTCCTTGATGGTGttttaggaatttttaaaagtgaattttagcggtttttttaagcattttttgGGCAGGTTTTTGGTGGTTTCGGTTATTTTTAGgtgattttttttgcattttcagtgttttctttagTGGTGCTTTAGTGgcttttttgtgatttttttttgcgGTTTCTGAGTGGTGATTTAGGGATTTTTAGCGgcttgttttgttattttggggtgattattgctgcttttctttAGTGGCGCTTTAGGGCGGTTTTTAGTGGTTTTTAGTGGGTTTCTGGGgttttaaaagtgatttttagTGGGTTTTTACTGtcattttggttatttttaggtgatttttactgttttctttaGTGATTTTtagtggatttttgggggattttcagggattttttggggggactTTTGGTTATTTTTAGGCAGTTATAGAGACTTTTAAAGTGATTTTTAGGGGGTTCTTAGTgttttttaaagggattttagGGGGTTCTAGTGGTGTTTAAGGGGGTTTTGGTggattttcagtgatttttagCGTTATTTTAGTGATTTTCAGTCGGTTTTCAGATTTTTCCCGATTTATTCTTTTCAGGCGGCATCGCTccaacaaaaagcagaaaaaaagggaaatattgATAATTTTGGGCGGTTTTGAAGGGCCAGGTTGGGTTAAAATCGGGATTTTGGGCGATTTATTTCCCTGACAGGGGggaaaaatcaattaaaaatttgcatttttggtTCGGAATTAATTAGAGCGGCTCTTTCATCAGGATGGGGAAAAGGGGgcgaaaaaagggggaaaaaagacaaaaatgggaaaaaatttaaTAGAAAGGggagaaaggacaaaaaaagggaagattGATTTAAAAGGGGGAATGGATAAAAAAGGGGGGAATGacaaaaaaaggggggaagggacaaaaaaaggacaaaaattgggggaaaaagatcaaaaaatggagaaaatgcaaaaaatgggaggaaggagacaaaaattggggggaaaaggatgaaaaaggggaggaaaacaccaaaaaaattgTGGAAGataccaaaaaaagaaaaaaggaaaaatggtaaagggacaaaaaagaggaaaaaaggccaaaaaatgggaataaaggacaaaaattgggggaaaaggACCCAAAAAAAGGGCAGAAATCTGGGCAAAAAAGGCCTAAAAAtggacaaaataaaaatgatttACTGACTCCTCACTGCCTGCGGCGGGAGACCCCGAGGGGCTCAAAAAATACCTGGAAAATTCAATTTATTCTCGATTTTTGGGGGGATATCGCTGGAAATCGAGGGGGTCCAAGGGCGCATCCCCAGCTGGAATTTTTTGGCCGCAATTCCCGGGAAATCGGAGCCTCCTGGGGGGTTggaagttgattttttttggaggttttttggtttttttttcccccgggTTACGGCGCGGTCAGTATGGAAATGAACCCGCTCAGACAAAGCCGCggctctggaaaaaaaatcgcTTTTGTCCTCAAAAAATCCCCTCGCGACCCCCCCTCCGCGCCCCCTCCGAGCAAATCCCCGTTTTGGGGAGAATTCcaattttttcctgattttttgggggttttttttcagcccctggggggtggggaaagggggggggaggggggatttggggacaaaaAAGGCGAATTTGGGGTCGGTTTTGCTTCTTGGGGGGAgttggggagggggaaagggggacaattaaaaaaagggggaaaaataagaaaaagcgggaggaaaatggaaaaaaaattaaaaaatgggggaaatgggaaaaattggggaaaaaatgagagaaatcaaataaataaaaccccaaacgCCCCGGCTGGAAATCCCCAGGAAAAATAGGATTGAAAAGGGATAAAAAATCGggaaaactgaatttttgggggatttttctcttttttttgggaTTCTCCAAGGCACCCACCAGGGTGGGGGAAGGGGAGCtccaaaatgggattttgggtggaattttgggttttaaaatggagtttcccccccaaaaaaccaattTTGTCCCAATTTGTGCCTTCACGCCTCGAGTTTTTGAATCATTTGAGTCCTCCCGGGCTCGTTTGgggttttattcccttttttaatgaattattgttatttaattaatttttaaccGTGCAgaggatagaaaaaaaaaagttgaatttCTCCTTGAGCGAGCAACCTGTGGATATTTATTTGTGGATATTTATTTGtggatatttatttatttatttctgggTGTTTATTTATGGATATTTGTTTGTGGGATTATTTATTTATGGGGTTCGTGGGATTTATTGGGATGGAAAAATTCCCTTTATCCAGCCTTGGGATGGAGCCGGAGCCATAAAAAAATGGATTTATTGGGGTGAAAATCCgggtttttgggggtggggTGAGTTCTGTGCATTTTTCAATCTcggatttatttttcccccaccCCTTGGCCCCAAAATCTCCCGGATTTTCCCCAGTTCGTGCCTGGAAATTCAGGATTTGTGGTTTGGTGGGGACCTGCCGGGAATTGGAGATGCTTGGGGAGaatccccacaaaaaaacccaaaaaatccaaatccaGGGGGGAAACCCcaaatttaggggaaaaaaaccccaaatttgaGGGGGAAAAGCCCCAAATTTATGGGAAAGAACCCCAAATACGGGGGGAggggaaaccccaaatccaggagggaaaaatcccaaattgagaggaaaaaccccaaattgagaggaaaaaccccaaattgagaggaaaaaccccaaattgagagggaaaaccccaaatctaGAGGGCAAAAAGTCCCAAATttagggaaaaaccccaaaccccggggggggggaaattcccaaatttagggggaaaaaagccccaaattttgaagaaaaaaaaccccaaattcaagggataaaaaatcccaaatccagagaaaaagccccaaatccAGGGAGGCTCCCATCGCCCTTTTTTAATTGCGGCCGTCCCTAATTAATCCCTGCCCGCTGACGTCATCGAGGCGCTTGGATCCCACCTCGTTAAtgacaattaaaaattaaaaataaacgtCGGGCGAGGCGCGGCGTAGTGAGGAATGAAAGAAGGGAAACccaataaaattttatttttgtttgaattattgctttcttttatgaggtaaaaaaaaaagcggGGAAGCCCCaataaaatcccattttaatttaatttccctCTCCTTTAAATCCCcaaacaggggggaaaaaatccgaataaaatcccattttaatttaaatttttttcccctttaaatccCCGGAATGGAGGGGGGAAATCCaaataaaatcccattttaattttaattttttttttaaataaaaaaaaaagcaacgcGAGCCGGGAGAGCACAAAAGAGCTCCCGTGAGTGATTTATGGCTTTTTACAACCCCATAAAAAGCTGGAACAAGCAGCCCCAAAGCCTCCGCCACCGCTGGCACATTTAGGGctaataaataaaacataaacAGTTAACTTTATGTGTCACTTTTATTGTTAGCGGGTAAAATATGGCCGGGAAAGGGCTTTTTTCTGGGATAATTGTTCACCCCGAGGCCTCGGGGGGATggaaaaccctaaaaaaaaccttaaaaaaatccccaaaaaattcccaaaaatcgctggggtcccgggggggttgGGGCTCCCAGCGGGAGCCGCGGAAATCCCCGAAAATTcggatttttggggggtgtttagggggggtttgggggttttggggtcagaGGGgttggggagggaagggggggaTTTTTCTGTGTCCTAAAAGCGCCTCAAAAGggccaaaaatgccccaaagtgccccaaaataccccaaaattcacaaaacccacaccaaaagcccccaaaccatcccaaaaGCACCGCAAAGGCCCCAAAATGGCACCAagttccccaaatcccccaaaagtcAGCCTGGAGTgtcccaaaccaccccaaaatcccccaaagtgtcctaaaccaccccaaaatatcccagagaacccaaacaacccaaaacccaaacaaacggCCCCGAGACACCCAACCCCCCTCCAAACCATCCAAAACTCACCCCAATCCACCCCAAGCAGCCCCAAGTCCACCCCAAGCTGCCCCGAGCCACCCCAAccagcccaaagcaccccaAAATATCCACAGCACGCCctaaaccaccccaaacccaccctaaatcaccccaaacccaccctaaatcaccccaaacccaccctaAACCCACAtaaatcaccccaaaacacccaagGCCACCCCAAACCTCTCcaacccatcccaaacccaccccaaaccatcccaacccatcccaacccatcccaacccatcccaaaccatcccaacccatcccaacccaccccaaaccatcccaacccatcccaacccatcccaaacccatcccaacccatcccaaaccaccccaaacccatcccaaaccaccccaaaccccatcccaaatcatcccaaacccatcccaaaccaccccaaacccatcccaaaccaccccaacccatcccaacccatcccaaaccatcccaaacccatcccaacccatcccaacccatcccaaaccaccccaaacccatcccaaaccaccccaaacccatcccaaacccatcccaaacccatcccaaccCATCCCAAACTCACCCcaacccatcccaaacccatcccaaatcatcccaaacccatcccaacccatcccaacccatcccaaaccaccccaaaccatcccagaCTCATCTCAAATCCACCCTAAATCCACGTAAACCaccccaacccaacccaacccaaacccatCCTAAATCCTTCCAAATGCATCTGAAATCATCCCAAAAGAATCCCCAAGCTCACCCCGAACTCACTCGCCCCAAactcaccccaaatccccccaaaccaccccaaactcAAACCCTAAACTCATCCCAAACTCACTcaccccaaaccatcccaaacccatcccaaactcAAACCCCAAACTCAAACCCCAAactcaaaccccaaaccaccccaaactcACCTCAAACCCATctcaaatcaccccaaatcccccaaaccatcccaaatcccccaaaccaccccaaatcccccaaaccaTCCCAACCCGCCCCAACTCCCACATTTGGGGcaattttagggttttttttctcccttctccagtgctgggctggctccttGGCCCCGgtggagatttggggggaatttgggggatttcgGTTCCTGGTCCTTGGcctgggctctgccctcacCCCAAATCTCCCTTCCACTCATCCCCATCACAACTGGggaattttatgggattttatGGAACTTTATGggattttagggaattttgtGGAACTTTATGGGATTTTAtggaattttgtgggattttatGGAATTTTATGGAATTTTCGCTCCCTTATCCACAACCTAAGTTAACCCCTTGCCTTCCCACTCCTCCCCATCACATTTGGGTGAATTTCATGggattttctctcctttatcccagctctgggcactccCTTGACCCAAATCCCCCTCCCACTTTTCTCCATCACAATTTGGGTGAATTTTATGGCGTTTCTGCTCCCTTATCACCGGCCTGAGTTAACCCCTTGCCTTCCCACCCATCCCCGTCGtattttgggtgaatttggtGGAATTTCCACTCCCTTGTCTTTGGCCTGAGCTCTCCCCTTGCCCCAAACCCTCCTCCCACTGTTCCCCGTCACGTTTTGGGTGAATTTCATGggattttctctcctttatcccagctctgggcactccTTGACCCAAACTCTCTTTCCACTGTTTCCCATCACATTTTGGGTGAATTTCACGGattttctcctccctccccccctctctgggctctccCCTCACCTCCCACCGCTCTCCATCACAATTTGGGTGAATTTCATGGAATTCTTTCTCTTTAATCCCATCTCTGGGCTCTCCCCTCACCTCCCACTGTTTCCCATCACAATTTGGGTGAATTTCATGGAATTTTCTCTCctttatcccagctctgggcactccCTTGACCCAAACCTCCTTTCCACTGTTTCCCATCacattttgggtgatttttttggcatttctgCTCTCTTATCCCTGACCTGGGATCTCCCCTCACCTCCCACCGTTCTCCATCACATTTTGGGTGAATTTCATGGAATTCTTTCTCTCTAATCCCATCTCTGGGCTCTCCCCTCACCCTCCCACTGTTTCCCATCACATTTTGGGTGAATTTCATGGAATTCTTTCTCTCTAATCCCATCTCTGGGCTCTCCCCTCACCCTCCCACTGTTCTCCATCACAATTTGGGTGAATTTCACGGattttctcctccctcccccctctctgggctctccCCTCACCTCCCACCGTTCTCCATCACAATTTGGGTGAATTTCACGGAttttctcctccctctcccctctctgggctctccCCTCACCTCCCACCGCTCTCCATCACAATTTGGGTGAATTTCAGGGattttctcctccctcccccctctctgggctctcccctctcctccctctcctcccaccCCAGTTCTGGGGGATTTTCCGCCCCTTCCGCCGCCCGATCCGGGTCCCTGTGGCTGCCCCGTCCCTCCCACGTGAGCCCCCCCCGTTTTGGGTGAATTTCTCTCCTCTTTGGGTTCCTGATCCGGGGCCCGCGGCCCGGGCGCGATTGGCCGCGTCCGTCACATGGTGAAAGAAACTTtgcggggcggccgcggggagGAGGGCTTTATGGAGCAGAAAAACGACAAAGcgagaaaaattatttcccacTCCAGAAATTAATGATCATGAGCTCTTATTTGATGGACTCGGGCTACATCGATCCGAAGTTCCCCCCGTGCGAGGAGTACTCGCAGAGCAGTTACATCCCCGAGCCCGGCGCGGAGTTCTACGCGCGGCGGGAGCCGGGCTGCGCGCAGCACGCCCCGGCCTTCGGGGCCGCCTTCCCCGAGCGCCCCTTCGGCTGCGCGGGGCTCCGCGGAGCGGGGGGAggcggcggaggaggaggaggaggaggaggaggaggagggaggcagcagctggcggaGAAGCCGCCGCTGTGCGAGCCCCCCGGGCCGGCGGCGTGCGCGGAGCCCGAGGGGCagcgcggggccgcggggaaGGCGCCCGTGGTCTACCCCTGGATGAAGAAAATCCACGTCAG includes the following:
- the LOC135292301 gene encoding homeobox protein Hox-C4-like, which produces MIMSSYLMDSGYIDPKFPPCEEYSQSSYIPEPGAEFYARREPGCAQHAPAFGAAFPERPFGCAGLRGAGGGGGGGGGGGGGGGRQQLAEKPPLCEPPGPAACAEPEGQRGAAGKAPVVYPWMKKIHVSSVNPNFSGGEPKRSRTAYTRQQVLELEKEFHYNRYLTRRR